One Bacteroidota bacterium genomic window carries:
- a CDS encoding type II toxin-antitoxin system RelE/ParE family toxin, protein MTKKRELIFYKDYFRDFYKSQTKKVQTKIIWTFRIIEDLDMIPEIYFKHLENTDGLYEIRIQLGSNIYRIFCFFDDQNVVVVGHGFQKKTQKTPIKEIEKAQKIRKEYLDEKE, encoded by the coding sequence ATGACTAAAAAACGTGAACTAATATTTTATAAGGACTATTTTCGGGACTTTTATAAATCGCAAACAAAAAAGGTTCAAACCAAGATTATTTGGACTTTTAGGATTATTGAAGATTTAGACATGATTCCGGAGATTTATTTCAAACATCTTGAAAATACAGATGGATTATATGAGATACGTATTCAATTAGGTAGTAATATTTATAGGATTTTTTGCTTTTTCGATGACCAAAATGTAGTTGTTGTAGGCCATGGATTTCAAAAGAAAACACAAAAGACACCGATAAAAGAAATAGAGAAGGCACAAAAAATAAGGAAGGAGTACTTAGATGAAAAAGAATAA
- a CDS encoding helix-turn-helix transcriptional regulator produces the protein MKANNKMNLEEFKDKHYGLKGTQSRDELENGYENFKLGALLQEARIEKGMTQAELAEKTGTTKSYISKIENNIKEVRLSTLQKIVQLGLGGQLDLSIRL, from the coding sequence ATGAAAGCAAATAACAAAATGAACCTGGAAGAGTTCAAGGATAAACATTATGGTTTAAAAGGAACCCAATCAAGAGATGAACTTGAAAATGGTTACGAGAATTTTAAGCTTGGTGCATTACTGCAAGAGGCTAGAATTGAAAAGGGAATGACACAAGCGGAATTAGCAGAAAAAACAGGGACAACGAAATCCTATATTTCCAAGATTGAAAATAATATCAAGGAAGTTAGACTTTCGACTTTACAAAAAATAGTGCAATTAGGATTGGGTGGACAACTTGACCTTTCTATTAGATTGTAA
- a CDS encoding type II toxin-antitoxin system RelE/ParE family toxin, translated as MYIIEKTDEFDKWLRKLKDLRAKAKILFRIQKIEIDEHFGDCEPVGNGIRELKVDYAKGYRVYFKESDGKIIILLIGGDKSTQQKDIEKAKEILKRIKK; from the coding sequence ATGTATATAATTGAGAAAACAGACGAATTTGACAAATGGCTAAGAAAACTTAAGGATTTAAGAGCCAAAGCCAAAATATTGTTTCGCATTCAAAAGATTGAGATTGATGAGCACTTTGGAGATTGTGAACCTGTTGGCAATGGGATTCGGGAATTAAAAGTTGACTACGCTAAAGGATACAGAGTATATTTTAAAGAATCTGACGGAAAAATTATTATTCTGCTTATTGGTGGAGATAAGTCGACTCAGCAGAAAGACATAGAAAAGGCAAAGGAGATTTTAAAACGAATTAAAAAGTAA
- a CDS encoding putative addiction module antidote protein — protein METSKFDIADYLDSNEMITEYLNAVLAEGNDSDVIAAIGHIAKSIGMTKIAQETGLSRPSLYKALSDGAKPQFETIMKVLRAIGGQIQINPDSLRKNAPQHAI, from the coding sequence ATGGAAACTTCAAAATTTGATATAGCAGACTATTTAGATAGTAACGAAATGATTACAGAATATCTTAATGCTGTTTTAGCAGAAGGGAATGATTCAGATGTAATTGCAGCAATCGGACATATTGCAAAATCAATTGGAATGACAAAAATTGCTCAAGAAACTGGATTAAGCAGGCCAAGTTTATACAAAGCTTTATCTGATGGCGCTAAACCTCAATTTGAGACTATAATGAAAGTACTAAGAGCAATCGGCGGACAAATACAAATAAATCCGGACAGCTTAAGAAAAAACGCACCACAACACGCAATATAG
- a CDS encoding helix-turn-helix transcriptional regulator: protein MKKNNVKTLDQFIDEEFGKKGTKKREKFEAGYEAFKLGVLIQQARQEKGMTQEQLAGLAGTNKSYISKLEKDLKDIRFSTLQRIITEGLGGHLEISIKF from the coding sequence ATGAAAAAGAATAATGTAAAGACTTTAGACCAATTTATTGACGAGGAATTTGGCAAAAAGGGGACTAAAAAACGTGAAAAATTTGAAGCTGGATATGAAGCCTTCAAATTAGGAGTTTTGATTCAACAGGCTCGACAAGAAAAGGGCATGACTCAAGAACAGCTTGCAGGGCTAGCCGGGACAAATAAATCGTATATCTCAAAATTGGAAAAGGATTTAAAAGATATTCGATTTTCGACTCTTCAGCGGATTATTACAGAAGGACTTGGCGGACATCTTGAAATTTCGATAAAATTTTAA